A genomic segment from Nodosilinea sp. PGN35 encodes:
- the drmA gene encoding DISARM system helicase DrmA, translated as MTTSADIRATLVDALNIDLVGPTPHDTDHAEEILRQAPSKWYLTGFLAPFGAPPDLRSDDDADDDLPEEVTTSDSSEDSKTPDKPAARKALFPSSMGLSCLLSGKTTTLEAQVTWGDYIPLTPAEDDPEEGQGKSKRKKKPEHWQRVPQQATLTVPIEERPEPFAIDIPGGSGLNLVVTCRPVLDDRFPYGTKAVSVFLVNYRQVTSGDRDATFAFQTHLNICCTEGFVPRPDPRGVSTDDWDEAVAALQYRDDYEFAVGHNVSALAIDAEGSHCTEVCTTWIPIAEVPRVAPTAPKGVQLGMESLALAPNAATIRGMVGPLVTEYRAWIATQRAVAISPQEAANVARDLLDRASRVCDRIEAGLNALADPQVLEAFQVANRAIATARRRQLSQEESQPPESFPEPTWRPFQLAFILLNLVGLADPIHDDRKTVDLLFFPTGGGKTEAYLGLAAFTLILRRLKYPGIQAAGMSVLMRYTLRLLTLDQLERASRLICALELERQKVPDKLGTWPFEIGLWVGQGATPNRMGKRGDKDEYSARERTLDFKRDSKSKPSPIPLERCPWCGEGFNTNSFQLLPTEDAPKTLKIVCVNRSCDFRSRNPLPILAVDEPIYRRLPCFIIATVDKFAALPWVGQTGALFGHITHYQDGEGFYSPGDSTIAGRPLEGYLPPPDLIIQDELHLISGPLGTMVGLYETAIDTLCCREENGHTIRPKVIASTATVRRASRQIQALFGRSQVDIFPPPGPDRHDSFFAKTDSKAPGRLYVGVAAQGRSLKVILLRVYLALLAAAQKQWVEAGGKRNKNNPSDPYMTLMGYFNSLRELGGSRRIVEDEVNSRLTKYSDRLREGELVGPFLDRKIDEMPEELTSRVSTNKIANTKRRLSTPFHEDDRVDVALATNMISVGLDIIRLGLMVVLGQPKTAAEYIQATSRVGRDKNKPGLVVTLMNIHRPRDRSHYERFESWHNSFYRAVEATSVTPFSPRALDRGLAGVMVALARLGVPAMTSPMGASNLTDQRAAVAAMVEAIARRAEGHSPDLDGEAANDLRVRVRSQVTDLLDTWERILTRETRLQYQKETDLAPALLVDALDLSAEKRPADEQKFKTQRSLRDVEASVNLWIRDPYTMEGVAGDDE; from the coding sequence ATGACCACCTCCGCCGACATTCGCGCCACTCTGGTGGATGCCCTCAACATTGACCTCGTCGGCCCCACCCCCCACGACACCGACCACGCCGAGGAAATCCTCAGGCAGGCTCCCTCCAAGTGGTACCTGACCGGCTTTTTGGCCCCCTTTGGCGCACCCCCCGACCTGCGCTCCGATGACGATGCCGACGACGACCTGCCCGAAGAAGTCACCACCAGCGACTCCAGCGAAGACAGCAAAACCCCCGACAAACCTGCTGCCCGCAAGGCATTGTTTCCCTCCTCCATGGGGCTGAGCTGCTTACTATCGGGCAAAACCACCACTCTAGAGGCCCAAGTTACCTGGGGCGACTACATTCCCCTCACCCCCGCAGAGGACGACCCTGAAGAAGGGCAGGGCAAGTCGAAGCGCAAGAAAAAGCCCGAACACTGGCAGCGGGTACCCCAACAGGCCACCCTCACTGTTCCCATTGAAGAACGACCCGAGCCCTTTGCCATCGACATCCCCGGCGGCAGCGGCCTCAACCTGGTGGTCACCTGTCGCCCCGTGCTAGACGATCGCTTCCCCTACGGCACCAAGGCGGTGTCGGTCTTTTTGGTTAACTATCGCCAGGTCACCTCCGGCGATCGCGACGCCACCTTTGCCTTTCAAACTCACCTCAATATCTGCTGCACCGAGGGATTTGTGCCTCGACCAGACCCCCGAGGCGTCAGCACCGACGATTGGGATGAGGCCGTCGCCGCTCTCCAGTACCGCGACGACTACGAATTTGCCGTGGGCCACAACGTCTCTGCCCTAGCCATAGATGCCGAGGGCAGCCACTGCACCGAAGTTTGTACCACCTGGATACCTATCGCTGAAGTGCCCCGCGTGGCCCCCACCGCCCCAAAAGGGGTACAGCTGGGCATGGAATCTCTGGCCCTAGCCCCCAATGCCGCTACCATTCGCGGCATGGTGGGGCCACTGGTCACCGAATACCGCGCCTGGATTGCCACCCAGCGGGCCGTGGCCATTAGCCCCCAGGAGGCTGCTAATGTGGCCAGAGACCTGCTGGATCGGGCGAGTCGAGTCTGCGATCGCATCGAAGCCGGGCTCAACGCCTTAGCCGACCCCCAGGTGCTAGAGGCATTTCAGGTGGCCAATCGGGCGATCGCCACTGCCCGCCGCCGCCAGCTCAGCCAAGAAGAGAGCCAACCCCCCGAGAGCTTTCCAGAACCCACCTGGCGACCCTTCCAGCTCGCCTTTATTTTGCTCAACCTGGTGGGGCTAGCTGACCCCATCCACGACGATCGCAAGACGGTAGACCTGCTGTTCTTCCCCACCGGGGGCGGTAAGACCGAGGCCTACCTGGGCCTGGCCGCCTTCACCCTGATTTTGCGGCGGCTCAAGTACCCCGGCATCCAGGCTGCTGGCATGAGCGTGCTGATGCGCTACACCCTGCGCCTGCTTACCCTCGACCAGCTAGAGCGGGCCTCGCGGCTGATCTGCGCCCTAGAACTAGAGCGCCAAAAAGTACCCGACAAACTGGGCACCTGGCCCTTTGAAATCGGCCTCTGGGTAGGCCAGGGGGCCACCCCCAACCGCATGGGCAAACGGGGCGATAAAGATGAGTATTCGGCCCGCGAGCGCACCTTGGACTTTAAGCGAGACAGCAAGAGCAAACCCTCTCCCATTCCCCTAGAGCGCTGCCCATGGTGCGGCGAGGGCTTTAACACCAATTCCTTCCAGCTCTTGCCCACCGAAGACGCGCCCAAGACCCTCAAGATTGTCTGCGTCAACCGCAGCTGCGACTTCCGCAGCCGCAATCCTCTCCCCATCCTGGCCGTAGACGAGCCGATCTACCGGCGTCTGCCCTGCTTTATCATCGCCACGGTCGATAAATTTGCGGCCCTGCCCTGGGTCGGTCAGACCGGAGCCCTGTTTGGCCACATCACCCACTACCAAGACGGCGAAGGCTTCTACAGCCCCGGCGACTCTACCATTGCGGGCCGCCCCTTAGAGGGCTATCTTCCGCCGCCTGACCTGATCATTCAGGATGAGTTGCACCTGATTTCTGGCCCCCTGGGCACGATGGTAGGACTCTACGAAACAGCGATCGATACGCTGTGCTGCCGTGAAGAGAATGGCCATACCATTCGCCCCAAGGTAATTGCCTCCACGGCTACCGTGCGGCGGGCCAGCCGCCAGATCCAGGCGCTCTTTGGCCGCAGCCAAGTCGATATCTTTCCGCCCCCAGGCCCCGATCGCCACGATTCATTTTTTGCTAAAACTGACTCTAAAGCGCCCGGTCGGCTCTACGTGGGGGTCGCTGCCCAGGGTCGCAGCCTGAAGGTAATTTTGCTGCGGGTCTATCTAGCCCTGCTAGCGGCTGCCCAGAAACAGTGGGTAGAGGCCGGGGGCAAACGCAATAAAAACAACCCCTCTGACCCCTACATGACCCTGATGGGTTACTTCAACTCCCTGCGAGAGCTGGGGGGCAGCCGTCGCATTGTGGAAGATGAGGTCAACTCTCGCCTGACCAAGTACAGCGATCGCCTGCGGGAGGGTGAGCTAGTCGGCCCCTTCCTCGATCGCAAAATCGACGAGATGCCGGAGGAACTAACCTCGCGGGTGAGTACCAACAAAATCGCTAACACCAAGCGCCGCCTCTCTACCCCCTTCCACGAAGATGACCGGGTCGATGTGGCCCTGGCCACCAATATGATTTCAGTGGGGCTCGATATTATTCGCCTGGGCCTGATGGTGGTGCTGGGGCAACCCAAGACCGCTGCTGAATACATTCAGGCCACTAGTCGTGTTGGGCGCGACAAGAACAAGCCGGGGCTGGTGGTAACGCTGATGAACATTCACCGACCCCGCGATCGCTCCCACTATGAGCGCTTTGAGAGCTGGCACAACAGCTTCTACCGGGCGGTCGAGGCCACCAGCGTTACCCCGTTCTCGCCTCGGGCGCTGGATCGGGGGCTAGCGGGAGTCATGGTAGCCCTGGCTCGCCTTGGGGTACCCGCGATGACCAGCCCGATGGGGGCCTCTAACCTGACCGACCAACGGGCAGCGGTCGCGGCCATGGTGGAAGCCATTGCCCGCCGGGCCGAGGGCCACAGTCCTGATCTAGATGGTGAAGCGGCGAATGATCTGCGGGTGAGGGTGCGATCGCAGGTCACCGACTTGCTTGACACCTGGGAGCGGATTTTGACCCGCGAAACCCGCCTGCAATACCAAAAAGAGACCGACCTGGCCCCGGCCCTGCTGGTCGATGCCCTCGATTTGTCTGCCGAGAAGCGCCCCGCCGATGAGCAAAAGTTCAAGACTCAGCGCAGTCTGCGCGACGTAGAAGCCAGCGTTAACCTCTGGATTCGAGACCCGTACACCATGGAAGGCGTAGCCGGAGACGACGAATGA
- the drmB gene encoding DUF1998 domain-containing protein, with amino-acid sequence MSQSNKAHNKAKKASGELRQSQMLTTFGPGSMVDLPARSVIISGLSYWKGDKPYIREDRLKYKVAKSLNLPDGHEVKLFGPPIKTSDPKAPLSGVDALVFPTWFLAQIDRTIERAGKAYRTRPLISWSAVKGGARFEGKSVQAVPVRFVQACTNGHLSDLNWNAFVHNDFQAKCRGQLWLDEAGSGNDFEEIFVRCEQCSSLRPLSQAKITDSKVLGACEGHRPWLGARGKEPCRRHRVTDTGEIIATDKPEYNRLLVRSASNAYFSQILSVISMPDKDASLKQAVDRFYEEDLQYTEDIADVTKELRKAKFADLVEFGAEAVWAEIKRRKAGLAAPDKSIKQVELEALLACPEEKGKETPSSDKIFEGYTRNPSLLAPKWQPFIDKVVLVHRLREVLALIGFTRFEAAQTNIEGEIDDLAIGVRRASLDFEPNWVPAIENLGEGVFISFHKEQVERWLQRQNVIDRTKALNRGFSRWAENRGIPEDKAKFPGEAYIMLHSLSHLLITAVSLECGYASSAIRERIYAFPDIGYGILLHTGTSGSEGTLGGLVEVGRRIEYHLGKALEQGRLCSNDPVCAQHEPDNVQEDRFLHGAACHGCLLIAETSCERRNEMLDRALVTSTVEGLGAEFFPDRVY; translated from the coding sequence ATGAGCCAGTCCAACAAAGCCCACAACAAAGCGAAAAAAGCTAGCGGCGAACTGCGCCAGAGCCAGATGCTCACCACCTTCGGCCCCGGCTCGATGGTAGACCTGCCTGCCCGCTCGGTAATTATTTCGGGCCTCTCCTACTGGAAAGGCGACAAGCCCTACATCCGAGAAGACCGCCTCAAGTACAAGGTGGCCAAAAGCCTCAACCTGCCCGACGGGCACGAGGTTAAACTCTTTGGCCCACCCATCAAAACCAGCGACCCCAAAGCACCCCTCAGCGGCGTGGATGCCCTGGTGTTCCCCACCTGGTTTCTCGCCCAGATCGATCGCACGATTGAGCGGGCTGGCAAGGCCTACCGCACCCGCCCCCTGATTTCTTGGAGCGCCGTCAAGGGGGGAGCCCGGTTTGAAGGAAAGTCAGTGCAGGCGGTGCCGGTGCGCTTTGTACAGGCCTGCACCAATGGTCACCTCAGCGACCTTAACTGGAATGCCTTTGTCCACAATGACTTCCAGGCCAAGTGCCGAGGTCAGCTCTGGCTCGATGAAGCCGGTTCCGGCAATGACTTTGAAGAAATCTTCGTGCGGTGCGAGCAGTGCAGCAGCCTGCGCCCCCTATCCCAGGCCAAAATCACCGACTCTAAGGTGCTGGGAGCCTGCGAAGGCCACCGCCCTTGGCTGGGTGCGCGAGGCAAAGAACCCTGCCGCCGCCACCGGGTCACCGATACTGGCGAGATTATCGCCACCGATAAGCCCGAGTACAACCGGCTGTTGGTGCGATCGGCCAGCAACGCCTACTTCAGCCAGATCCTCAGCGTCATCTCCATGCCCGACAAGGATGCTTCTCTGAAGCAGGCCGTTGACCGCTTCTATGAAGAAGACCTGCAATACACCGAAGACATCGCTGACGTCACCAAGGAGCTGCGGAAGGCTAAATTCGCAGACCTGGTAGAGTTTGGGGCAGAGGCCGTCTGGGCTGAAATTAAGCGCCGCAAAGCCGGTCTTGCTGCCCCCGACAAAAGCATCAAACAGGTAGAACTCGAAGCCCTGCTGGCCTGCCCCGAAGAGAAAGGCAAAGAGACCCCCTCCAGCGACAAGATCTTTGAAGGCTACACCCGCAACCCCAGTTTGCTGGCTCCCAAATGGCAACCCTTCATCGATAAAGTCGTTCTGGTGCATCGCCTCCGGGAGGTGCTGGCCCTGATTGGCTTCACCCGGTTTGAAGCGGCTCAAACCAACATTGAAGGGGAAATCGACGATCTAGCTATTGGTGTACGCCGGGCCAGCCTAGACTTTGAGCCCAACTGGGTGCCAGCGATTGAGAACCTAGGCGAGGGGGTTTTCATTAGCTTCCACAAAGAGCAGGTCGAGCGCTGGCTGCAACGGCAAAACGTAATAGATCGAACCAAGGCCCTCAATCGTGGCTTTAGTCGATGGGCTGAGAACCGAGGCATTCCTGAGGACAAGGCCAAGTTTCCTGGCGAAGCCTACATCATGCTCCATTCCCTCTCCCACCTGCTGATCACCGCCGTGTCTTTGGAGTGTGGCTACGCCTCCAGCGCCATCCGAGAACGCATCTATGCCTTCCCAGACATCGGCTATGGCATTCTGCTCCACACCGGCACCTCCGGCTCCGAAGGCACCTTGGGGGGCCTGGTCGAGGTCGGCAGACGCATTGAATACCACCTCGGCAAGGCCCTAGAGCAGGGGCGGCTCTGCTCCAACGACCCGGTCTGCGCTCAGCACGAGCCCGACAACGTCCAGGAAGACCGATTCCTGCACGGAGCTGCCTGCCACGGGTGTCTGCTGATCGCTGAAACCTCCTGCGAACGACGTAACGAGATGCTTGATCGCGCCTTGGTCACCAGTACTGTTGAGGGGTTAGGGGCCGAGTTCTTTCCCGATAGGGTCTACTGA
- the drmC gene encoding DISARM system phospholipase D-like protein DrmC codes for MSPFVRLSRPALIGIAEALEAGRLSLPVSTVSLCTYVPEQELAAVVQEINQLHQQGMAPRQLAYMLTVLAEERAASQAKQDQVDLVWIGPEVPGTESRDTGIVVRELFSSAQHSVLISSFAIDQGTKGYDLFRPLAQRMDANPHLQVRMFLNVKRKYQDRTAAAVLLRQFAETFRRHVWPGQRLPEVFHDPRTMLMTAESNACLHAKCVVVDEERLLITSANFTEAAHERNIEAGVLMRDRVIAKAIRSQFEMLVARKLIERVPGL; via the coding sequence ATGTCGCCCTTTGTGCGGCTGAGTCGCCCGGCCCTAATAGGTATTGCAGAGGCTCTAGAGGCTGGCAGATTGAGTCTGCCGGTGTCAACCGTCTCTCTGTGTACCTACGTGCCTGAGCAGGAGTTAGCCGCAGTAGTTCAGGAAATTAATCAACTGCACCAGCAGGGCATGGCCCCCAGGCAACTGGCCTACATGCTCACAGTGCTGGCCGAGGAGCGGGCCGCATCCCAGGCTAAACAAGATCAGGTAGACCTAGTGTGGATCGGGCCAGAAGTCCCCGGTACCGAAAGCCGAGACACGGGTATTGTGGTGCGGGAGCTATTTAGTAGCGCCCAGCACAGCGTTCTTATTTCCAGCTTTGCCATCGACCAGGGCACCAAAGGCTACGACCTCTTTCGCCCCCTGGCCCAGCGGATGGATGCCAACCCCCATCTCCAGGTCAGAATGTTCCTTAACGTCAAACGCAAGTACCAAGACCGTACCGCAGCCGCTGTCCTGCTGCGACAGTTCGCTGAAACCTTTCGCCGCCATGTCTGGCCCGGTCAACGCCTGCCAGAGGTCTTCCACGACCCCCGCACCATGCTGATGACCGCCGAGTCTAACGCCTGCCTGCATGCCAAATGCGTCGTCGTCGATGAAGAGCGCTTGCTAATCACCTCCGCCAACTTCACCGAAGCCGCCCACGAGCGCAACATTGAGGCGGGGGTGTTGATGCGCGATCGCGTCATCGCTAAGGCCATTCGCTCTCAGTTTGAGATGCTGGTTGCCAGAAAACTGATCGAGCGAGTGCCAGGTCTATGA
- a CDS encoding ParM/StbA family protein produces the protein MTQIIQTYIDMGSSATKCLYWQGQPYLLHLDPQVARLNPARLDRLMLGGLTTQEPEDSAYVMVGNSAYAIGALAIAQKGDSGLALPKRDRAVYKILATLGVIAEKTLAAQDSDSSGCKFTAQLGLLLPLEEYWQDRKELKAQILGAISDFSFRGRSLFGQLERIEMQPEGAGLYLAKGLQLARAGVGIRDSTVVVLMFGHRNLSILTFEKGSTPQETNSTSQGPGFVEYLKQCATELPGVAPDDPALLEAILQGHPTFHIPGRKEALDLAKACSYAREFYLDRVNQFLVEWLPSAEVEVIVGGGCRLLYSARAGTVF, from the coding sequence ATGACCCAAATCATTCAGACCTATATCGACATGGGCAGCTCTGCCACTAAGTGTCTCTACTGGCAGGGCCAGCCCTACCTGCTGCACCTCGACCCTCAGGTAGCCCGGTTGAACCCAGCGCGGCTTGACCGGCTGATGTTGGGTGGGTTGACTACTCAGGAACCAGAAGACAGCGCTTATGTGATGGTGGGCAATAGTGCCTATGCGATTGGGGCGTTGGCGATCGCCCAAAAAGGTGACTCAGGTCTCGCTCTGCCCAAGCGCGATCGCGCCGTCTACAAAATCTTGGCTACCCTGGGCGTCATCGCTGAGAAAACTCTGGCAGCTCAGGACTCCGATAGCTCGGGTTGTAAGTTCACCGCTCAACTAGGTCTGCTGCTGCCATTGGAAGAATACTGGCAAGACCGCAAGGAGCTAAAGGCTCAGATTCTGGGGGCCATCTCAGACTTCAGCTTTCGAGGGCGGTCTTTATTTGGACAGCTAGAGCGCATCGAGATGCAGCCAGAGGGGGCCGGGCTCTACCTGGCCAAGGGGTTGCAGCTAGCGCGGGCTGGGGTGGGAATTCGCGACTCCACCGTCGTCGTCCTCATGTTTGGCCACCGCAATCTTTCCATCCTTACCTTCGAGAAGGGCAGCACACCCCAGGAAACCAACAGCACCTCCCAAGGGCCAGGGTTCGTGGAATACCTGAAGCAGTGTGCCACTGAACTGCCGGGTGTCGCCCCAGACGATCCGGCTCTGCTGGAAGCAATCCTTCAGGGGCACCCCACCTTTCACATCCCAGGCCGCAAGGAAGCTCTCGACTTGGCGAAGGCGTGTAGCTACGCCCGTGAGTTCTATCTGGATCGGGTCAATCAGTTCCTGGTGGAGTGGCTGCCCTCGGCTGAAGTAGAGGTGATTGTCGGCGGGGGGTGCCGCCTACTTTATTCGGCCAGAGCTGGAACAGTTTTTTGA
- the mobF gene encoding MobF family relaxase, producing MLSLTVISANQGETYYTAENYYTSEENQAHSGWWGQGAKSLGLAGQVQGGDFKNLLHGSHPQGHQTLSGRKIDPERHRAGLDLTFSAPKSISLAALVGGNEAIEQAHRTAVVRTLAIIEERYAQTRVRTPEGRQAVGTGNLIVAQFHHDTSREKDPQLHTHCVVINATQLANGRWQSLHNDILFKQQKLLGMIYQNELAVEVQRLGYGIEPRANGQFELRGYQAEDLQTFSKRREQILAAVEENATAQERELATLMTRAPKGKEIPREELRTYWQQQAQALNLEHPHPQLMDWQSQPKRATQAGLTHCGEREAVFHREQVERFALENHLGQQCFDDVQQTLDTDPEVIHTHDQRLTTQTAVLRELDTIRTMLDGRGDVGSIAAPGLVEAHLRDQGLTEGQVQGVMLAATTRDRVIAWQGVAGAGKSYALNQFRQIAEAQGYTVRGFAPSAEAAKALGDSAQIQPVETVAALLCTQPVEPNPAQPEVWVVDEAGLLSAKDALALVTKAQAQQARVVLVGDTRQLSAVEAGNPFKSLQQAGMATAYLTQSLRQKNQQIKAGVDLIAAGEIAAGVRQLKPYIQQVSSQEARAAAIARDYLALAPEERKKTLLLAGTNQERLAITQLVREGLKTEGTLGQSLTVKRLKARDLTETQASYAHHFQPGNVLIPQASYKRLGLEKGQRYEVLATDSHSNGLMLRGQSGAALQLDPAQIRRKSVYEVEEMEIAVGDRLRWTRNDHTLGRRNGQEFEVVGLEEGQVMIRWGRGEVGCFESSELAHLDYALVSTTYAAQGKSAEQVIGALDRYVGRESFYVAVSRVKRDLRLYASEDLDRLIERVERSRAKENPSEVRPESGGARTNLVMLDSPPRTQANQFSQTPHTVTDLSQKEQASRKGHSRFGVEL from the coding sequence ATGCTCAGCCTGACGGTAATCAGCGCCAACCAGGGCGAAACTTACTACACTGCCGAGAACTACTACACCAGCGAAGAGAACCAGGCCCATTCCGGTTGGTGGGGCCAAGGGGCCAAGAGCCTGGGGCTAGCGGGACAGGTACAGGGGGGCGACTTCAAGAATCTGCTCCATGGCTCCCATCCCCAGGGGCACCAAACTCTATCGGGTCGCAAGATTGACCCGGAGCGCCATCGGGCCGGGCTGGATTTAACCTTCAGTGCGCCCAAGAGCATCAGCCTGGCGGCCCTGGTCGGCGGCAATGAAGCAATCGAGCAAGCCCATCGCACAGCGGTGGTGCGCACACTAGCCATCATTGAGGAGCGCTATGCCCAAACGCGGGTGCGGACGCCGGAGGGGCGGCAGGCAGTTGGCACCGGCAACCTGATCGTCGCCCAGTTCCACCACGACACCTCCCGCGAGAAGGATCCGCAGCTGCACACCCATTGTGTGGTGATCAATGCCACGCAACTGGCCAATGGCCGCTGGCAGTCACTCCACAACGACATCCTCTTCAAGCAGCAAAAGCTGTTGGGGATGATTTACCAGAACGAGTTGGCAGTGGAGGTACAGCGCCTGGGCTATGGCATTGAGCCCAGAGCCAACGGCCAGTTTGAACTCCGGGGGTATCAAGCCGAAGACCTCCAGACCTTCTCCAAACGGCGGGAGCAGATTCTGGCGGCGGTGGAGGAGAATGCGACGGCCCAGGAGCGAGAGCTGGCGACGTTGATGACCCGAGCCCCAAAGGGAAAGGAAATTCCCAGAGAAGAGCTGCGCACCTACTGGCAGCAGCAGGCCCAAGCGCTGAATCTAGAACACCCTCACCCCCAGCTGATGGACTGGCAGAGTCAGCCGAAGCGGGCCACCCAAGCTGGGCTTACCCACTGCGGTGAGCGGGAGGCGGTGTTCCATCGCGAGCAAGTGGAGCGGTTTGCCCTGGAGAACCATTTGGGGCAGCAGTGCTTTGATGACGTTCAACAGACCTTGGATACCGATCCGGAGGTAATTCACACCCATGACCAGCGGCTGACCACTCAGACGGCGGTGCTGCGGGAGCTGGACACCATTCGCACGATGCTGGATGGTCGGGGAGATGTGGGGAGTATTGCCGCCCCAGGACTGGTGGAAGCACATCTGCGCGATCAGGGCCTGACCGAGGGGCAGGTGCAGGGGGTGATGTTGGCGGCCACAACCCGCGATCGCGTCATCGCCTGGCAGGGGGTGGCCGGGGCGGGGAAGAGCTATGCCCTGAATCAGTTTCGCCAGATTGCGGAAGCCCAGGGCTACACTGTCCGGGGCTTTGCTCCTAGTGCGGAGGCGGCGAAGGCCTTGGGCGACTCGGCCCAGATTCAGCCGGTGGAAACAGTGGCGGCGTTGCTGTGTACTCAACCGGTGGAACCCAACCCGGCTCAACCCGAGGTCTGGGTAGTAGACGAAGCGGGGCTCTTGAGTGCGAAGGATGCGCTGGCCCTGGTGACCAAGGCCCAGGCGCAGCAAGCCCGAGTGGTTTTGGTGGGAGATACCCGGCAGCTGTCGGCGGTGGAAGCGGGGAACCCGTTCAAGAGTTTGCAGCAGGCGGGGATGGCAACGGCCTACCTCACCCAATCGCTGCGACAGAAGAATCAGCAGATCAAGGCGGGGGTTGACCTGATTGCTGCTGGGGAAATTGCGGCGGGGGTGCGGCAGTTGAAGCCGTACATTCAGCAGGTGAGTAGTCAGGAGGCGAGGGCAGCGGCGATCGCCCGCGACTATCTCGCCCTAGCCCCAGAGGAGCGAAAGAAAACCTTGCTCTTGGCAGGTACCAACCAGGAGCGGCTGGCAATCACCCAGCTGGTGCGAGAGGGCCTAAAGACAGAAGGAACCTTGGGCCAGAGTTTGACGGTGAAGCGGCTGAAGGCCAGGGATTTGACCGAGACCCAGGCGAGCTATGCCCACCATTTTCAGCCGGGAAATGTGCTGATTCCCCAGGCCAGCTACAAGCGGCTGGGGTTAGAAAAGGGGCAGCGCTACGAGGTGCTGGCGACGGATAGCCATAGCAATGGGCTGATGTTGCGGGGGCAATCCGGGGCGGCATTGCAGTTAGATCCAGCTCAGATTCGGCGGAAGTCGGTCTATGAAGTAGAAGAGATGGAGATTGCGGTGGGTGATCGCCTGCGGTGGACGCGCAATGACCATACCCTGGGCCGTCGCAATGGCCAGGAGTTTGAGGTGGTGGGGCTGGAGGAGGGGCAGGTGATGATTCGTTGGGGGCGGGGGGAGGTGGGATGCTTCGAGAGTTCGGAGTTGGCTCATCTGGACTATGCGCTGGTCAGTACCACCTATGCAGCCCAGGGAAAGTCGGCGGAGCAGGTGATTGGGGCGTTGGATCGCTATGTGGGGCGGGAGAGCTTTTATGTGGCGGTGAGCCGGGTGAAGCGGGATTTGCGGCTGTATGCCTCGGAAGATTTAGATCGGCTGATTGAGCGGGTGGAGCGATCTAGGGCGAAGGAAAATCCGAGTGAGGTACGGCCAGAGTCAGGAGGAGCCAGGACAAATCTAGTGATGCTTGATTCCCCACCACGAACTCAAGCTAACCAATTCAGCCAGACCCCTCATACTGTGACAGACCTATCTCAAAAGGAACAGGCGAGTAGAAAAGGGCATAGTCGATTTGGTGTGGAGCTGTAA